The Ketobacter alkanivorans genome includes the window ATTGCTCTCTGGTTTTTTGAAGCGTCGAGACAGAAATCGAGTCACCGACGGTTCCAGGGGAATCATAATGAGCACCCCGATCAGATTGAACAACGAATGATAAATAGCCAGCCAGAATGCTGCGTTCCCACCCATCAGTTGGCGACTGTAGGCCTCAGCAAACACACCGGAGACAAGCGGCAGCAGTAAAAGGGCAACCAGACCTGCCACCAAATTAAAACTGACATGAGACCAGGCCACCCTTTTTGCATTAGCTGTAGCGCCGATCGTAGTCAGCAACGCCGTCGAGGTCGTACCCACATTGGCACCAATTACCGCAGCCGCACCCAACTCAAGCGGAACCACCTGTGCATTCACCAAAGTGAGGATCATGGCCATGGATGCACTGGACGACTGCATGATCACTGTGAGCAAAAAGCCCATGCCCAACAGGATCATCACATGAGTAACATCAAAGCTACTCGGCCCCAGAATCATAAAGCTGTTCTTGTAGGCATCCAGGCTGCCCTGCAACAGATCCAGACCCACAAACAACAGACCGAACCCCAGCAGCGCCCCTCCAAACGCCCGCAATTGAACCCCACGGGCCAGCACATGCAAAAATGCCCCAACGCCCACCATCGGCAAGGCGAACAGCTCAACCTTAACCTGAAAACCAATAAGGGCAACGATCCAGGCGGTCATAGTCGTGCCAACATTGCTGCCAAACACTACCCAAACTGCCTGCCCCATACTCAGCAAGCGCGCATTGACAAAGCCAATAGTGGCAACCGTTATCACGCTGGAGCTTTGCACCAGCGCGGTCAGCATAAACCCAGAGATGAAACCTCGCCTTTTGGTATTCGTACCGCGATTTAGATACAGCTCCAGCTTCTCGCCTGCGGACTGCTTCAAGCCATCGGTAAGATGCATCATTCCGATAAGAAACATTCCGATTCCACCCAGCAAGGCACCCAATGCCAGTAACATGACTTCCCCTTTTATTCACCAACAATAAGCCTTTACATACAAGCTGATTCAGCTCACATTCAGGATCCCTTACCTATGGTATACATGATCCAACGGGCTGC containing:
- a CDS encoding Na/Pi cotransporter family protein, coding for MLLALGALLGGIGMFLIGMMHLTDGLKQSAGEKLELYLNRGTNTKRRGFISGFMLTALVQSSSVITVATIGFVNARLLSMGQAVWVVFGSNVGTTMTAWIVALIGFQVKVELFALPMVGVGAFLHVLARGVQLRAFGGALLGFGLLFVGLDLLQGSLDAYKNSFMILGPSSFDVTHVMILLGMGFLLTVIMQSSSASMAMILTLVNAQVVPLELGAAAVIGANVGTTSTALLTTIGATANAKRVAWSHVSFNLVAGLVALLLLPLVSGVFAEAYSRQLMGGNAAFWLAIYHSLFNLIGVLIMIPLEPSVTRFLSRRFKKPESNHFRLRFLDKNTITMPPLALQSISKELDNLAQLVASIIVREERDSDTQEQIDRLYELLEKFDAYLVQALRQPMAQINADAFSRIIKCSQSLSNALQWYQLTLKPGVRPVDSAFYEILAPFEASFSSFIQSIAGEEPREQVQVKLDGLLVEVDRVNREVFTRLREHEVFSHDVSLVNQWVAWHRRIAQQMMKVLQRVDQIDDLMHEPHLQQSDHGADSFSE